In the Prosthecomicrobium sp. N25 genome, one interval contains:
- a CDS encoding PepSY domain-containing protein: MTKVRAARVALLVLLAGLPAVAGAQTPAAQAPATPPTGAAPPVDRTAPPNPPVRSGSGQDKILAPGANSFTEQQARDRLASRGFADVSGLSKDQDGIWRGHAVKDGRTVSVAIDYQGNVAAE, from the coding sequence ATGACCAAGGTCCGAGCCGCGCGCGTCGCGCTCCTCGTTCTCCTCGCCGGCCTCCCCGCCGTCGCCGGAGCCCAGACCCCTGCCGCTCAGGCACCCGCCACGCCGCCGACCGGCGCCGCGCCGCCCGTCGACCGGACGGCGCCGCCGAACCCGCCGGTCCGGTCCGGGAGCGGCCAGGACAAGATCCTCGCCCCCGGGGCCAACTCCTTCACCGAGCAGCAGGCGCGCGACCGCCTCGCCTCCCGCGGCTTCGCGGACGTTTCGGGCCTCTCGAAGGACCAGGACGGCATCTGGCGGGGCCATGCCGTCAAGGACGGCCGCACCGTCTCGGTCGCGATCGACTACCAGGGCAACGTCGCCGCCGAGTGA